A region from the Felis catus isolate Fca126 chromosome F1, F.catus_Fca126_mat1.0, whole genome shotgun sequence genome encodes:
- the LOC101099272 gene encoding T-cell surface glycoprotein CD1a-like yields the protein MLLLQLVLLTVLVPGGDSDDDFQEPITFRTILTASFYNHSWTQNLGSAWLDGLQTHGWDSKTGTFMYKRPWSKGNFSEKELREEERTLQTFSMIFPLIFQNHVRQWQLEYPFQVQVAKGCGLHVGEPSVGFMKIAYEGSDLVSFQNTSWWPSPKGGRRAQQVSKLFNQYHVVNLRIRAHIIDICPRFLLGLLDAGKADLQRQVRPEAWLSPGPSLGPDHLLLVCHVSGFYPKPVWVTWMRGEQEHQGTRRGEVLPHADGTWYLQTSLDVEAREAAGLSCRVRHSSLEGRDMVIYWEQHRPVGLVFLAVVVPLVLLAGLASWLWKRRKSHETPQCTGLPLE from the exons ATGCTGTTGTTGCAACTGGTCTTGCTCACGGTTCTTGTCCCAGGTGGTGACAGTGACGACG ACTTCCAGGAGCCAATCACTTTTCGAACCATCTTGACAGCATCCTTTTACAACCATTCGTGGACACAAAATctgggctctgcttggctggatGGGCTGCAGACTCATGGCTGGGACAGCAAGACGGGCACTTTCATGTACAAGCGGCCTTGGTCCAAGGGCAACTTCAGCGAGAAGGAgctgagggaagaggaaaggacaTTACAGACATTCTCCATgatttttcctttgatatttcAGAACCATGTTCGTCAATGGCAACTTGAAT ATCCCTTTCAGGTACAGGTGGCAAAAGGCTGTGGGCTACATGTTGGGGAGCCATCAGTAGGCTTCATGAAGATTGCATATGAAGGATCAGATCTCGTGAGCTTCCAGAACACGTCATGGTGGCCATCTccgaaaggaggaaggagggctcAGCAGGTCTCCAAACTATTCAATCAGTACCATGTGGTCAACTTAAGAATACGAGCACATATTATTGACATCTGCCCCCGTTTCCTCTTGGGTCTTCTAGACGCAGGGAAGGCAGATCTCCAGCGGCAAG TGAGGCCAGAGGCCTGGCTGTCCCCTGGCCCAAGTCTGGGGCCTGACCATCTGCTCCTCGTGTGCCACGTCTCTGGCTTCTACCCAAAGCCAGTGTGGGTGACGTGGATGCGGGGTGAGCAGGAGCACCAGGGCACCCGACGAGGCGAGGTCTTGCCCCATGCTGACGGGACATGGTATCTTCAGACGTCCTTGGACGTGGAAGCCAGAGAGGCAGCTGGCCTGTCTTGCCGAGTGAGACACAGCAGTCTAGAAGGCCGGGATATGGTCATCTACTGGG AGCAGCACCGCCCCGTGGGCTTGGTCTTCCTGGCGGTGGTCGTGCCCCTGGTGCTTCTGGCAGGTCTTGCCTCCTGGCTCTGGAAGCGCCG GAAATCACACGAGACACCTCAGTGTACTGGCCTCCCTTTGGAGTGA